A region from the Roseofilum reptotaenium CS-1145 genome encodes:
- the tkt gene encoding transketolase has protein sequence MAVATQSVEQLCINSIRFLAIDAVEKAKSGHPGLPMGAAPMAFVLWDQFMRFNPKNPHWVNRDRFVLSAGHGCMLQYALLHLTGYDQVTLESLQQFRQWGSITPGHPENFETEGVEVTTGPLGQGIANGVGLAMAEAHLGAKFNKPDAKLIDHYTYVILGDGCNMEGVSGEACSLAGHLGLGKLIALYDDNHISIDGHTNISFTEDVGKRFEAYGWHVQHVPEGNTGLDAIAAAIQDAKDVTDKPSLIKVTTTIGYGSPNKANTHGVHGAALGGDEVQATRDHLGWTYPPFELPPQALERFRQAIDKGASAEAEWNQTLATYKTKYPADAAEFERITSGTLPEGWADALPSYTPDDGGMATRKHSYTVLNALAPVLPELIGGSADLAPSNLTLMKVSGDFQKGKYENRNLRFGVREHGMGAICNGIVLHKTGLISYGATFLVFTDYMRAAIRLSALSEAGVIWVMTHDSIALGEDGPTHQPVETISSLRAIPNLLVMRPADGNEVSGAYKVAIENRNRPTLLALTRQTVPNLQGSGIDQVSKGGYVLSDCEGTPDLILIGTGSEVSLCVKAAEQLSAEGKKVRVVSLPCWKLFDEQDEAYRESVLPKAVTKRLAVEAGTSFGWHRYLSSEGDMVSIDRFGVSSPGGTAMEKFGFTVDHVVARAKALL, from the coding sequence ATGGCCGTTGCAACCCAATCCGTTGAACAACTCTGTATTAACTCGATCCGCTTTCTAGCTATTGATGCCGTTGAGAAAGCCAAATCTGGTCACCCTGGCTTACCCATGGGAGCCGCTCCCATGGCGTTTGTGCTGTGGGATCAATTTATGCGGTTTAATCCTAAAAATCCTCATTGGGTCAACCGCGATCGCTTTGTCCTATCGGCGGGTCATGGGTGTATGCTTCAGTATGCCCTATTGCACTTGACCGGTTACGATCAAGTGACCCTAGAAAGCTTACAACAATTCCGCCAATGGGGTTCAATTACTCCCGGACATCCGGAAAACTTTGAGACCGAAGGCGTAGAAGTTACTACTGGCCCCCTAGGACAAGGGATTGCCAATGGAGTCGGTTTGGCCATGGCTGAAGCTCACTTAGGAGCTAAATTTAATAAGCCAGACGCTAAACTGATTGACCATTACACTTATGTAATCCTAGGTGATGGTTGTAACATGGAAGGGGTGTCAGGTGAAGCCTGTTCCCTGGCTGGACACTTAGGACTGGGCAAACTGATTGCTCTCTATGATGATAACCACATCTCCATTGATGGTCATACCAATATCTCCTTCACCGAAGATGTAGGCAAACGATTTGAAGCCTATGGTTGGCATGTACAGCACGTTCCCGAGGGAAATACCGGTCTAGATGCGATCGCCGCTGCTATCCAAGACGCTAAAGACGTAACCGATAAACCCTCACTGATTAAAGTCACCACCACCATTGGTTACGGTTCTCCTAACAAAGCCAATACCCACGGAGTCCATGGAGCAGCTCTAGGAGGAGATGAAGTCCAAGCAACCCGCGACCATTTAGGTTGGACTTATCCTCCCTTTGAACTGCCCCCACAAGCCCTCGAACGCTTCCGTCAAGCCATTGACAAAGGGGCAAGTGCTGAAGCCGAATGGAACCAAACCTTAGCCACCTACAAAACAAAATATCCAGCAGACGCAGCCGAATTCGAGCGCATCACCTCCGGAACTCTACCCGAAGGTTGGGCCGATGCACTGCCGAGTTATACCCCAGATGATGGGGGAATGGCCACTCGTAAGCACAGCTATACCGTTCTCAATGCCCTCGCTCCCGTACTCCCTGAACTAATCGGGGGTTCGGCGGACTTGGCTCCTTCCAATTTAACCCTCATGAAGGTCTCTGGAGACTTCCAAAAAGGCAAATACGAGAACCGTAACCTGCGCTTTGGAGTACGCGAACATGGAATGGGAGCCATCTGTAATGGGATTGTTCTACACAAAACAGGCTTAATATCCTACGGTGCAACCTTCCTAGTCTTCACCGACTATATGCGAGCAGCCATTCGCCTATCAGCCCTCTCAGAAGCCGGAGTCATTTGGGTGATGACCCACGACTCGATTGCCCTAGGAGAAGATGGTCCAACCCACCAACCCGTGGAAACGATTTCCTCCCTACGAGCGATTCCTAACCTGTTGGTCATGCGTCCAGCAGACGGGAATGAAGTCTCTGGAGCTTACAAAGTCGCCATTGAAAACCGTAACCGTCCGACTTTGTTAGCCCTCACTCGTCAAACTGTCCCTAATCTTCAGGGCAGTGGCATTGACCAAGTGAGCAAGGGTGGATATGTACTATCCGACTGTGAAGGGACTCCCGATCTAATCCTCATTGGTACAGGGAGCGAAGTATCTTTGTGCGTGAAAGCAGCTGAACAACTGAGCGCTGAAGGTAAAAAAGTGCGCGTCGTTTCTCTGCCGTGTTGGAAACTCTTTGATGAGCAAGATGAAGCTTATCGCGAATCTGTATTACCGAAAGCCGTGACCAAACGGTTGGCTGTTGAAGCGGGAACGAGCTTTGGTTGGCATCGCTATCTATCCTCAGAAGGCGATATGGTCAGCATTGACCGATTTGGAGTGTCCTCTCCTGGCGGTACAGCTATGGAAAAATTTGGCTTTACTGTTGATCATGTGGTCGCTCGGGCCAAAGCTCTACTCTAG